From one Labeo rohita strain BAU-BD-2019 chromosome 8, IGBB_LRoh.1.0, whole genome shotgun sequence genomic stretch:
- the kdm5c gene encoding lysine-specific demethylase 5C isoform X4, which translates to MDGGEEFVPPPECPVFEPSWEEFADPLGYIAKIRPIAEKSGICKIRPPPDWQPPFAVEVDNFRFTPRIQRLNELEAETRVKLNYLDRIAKFWEIQGSSLKIPNIERRILDLFSLAKIVTEEGGFEAVCKERRWARVAQKLGYPPGKNIGSLLRSHYERIVYPFELFQSGASLPPCKPKPYDSEEIDREYKPHSIPLRQSVPPSKMSSYGRRANRLKPEPEPTEEDIEKNPELKKLQIYGAGPKMMGLGLVPRDKTRKKDELPQTVIVRDSAASASVKDEPGETPVTKADPDIPPPPPNLIVKEDVDDDKNHTDDPNDSGDEPCTKMTMRLRRNLSNPQFVDSFVCRMCGRGDEDEKLLLCDGCDDNYHTFCLIPPLSDPPKGNWRCPKCVAEECKKPTEAFGFEQATREYTLQSFGEMADTFKADYFNMPVHMVPTELVEKEFWRLVSSIEEDVTVEYGADIHSKEFGSGFPVNNGKRHLSDEEEEYARSGWNLNVMPVLEQSVLCHINADISGMKVPWLYVGMVFSAFCWHIEDHWSYSINYLHWGEPKTWYGVPACAAEKLEEVMKKLTPELFEFQPDLLHQLVTIMNPNILMTHGVPVVRTNQCAGEFVITFPRAYHSGFNQGYNFAEAVNFCTADWLPTGRSCIEHYRRLRRYCVFSHEELTCKMAACPEKLDLNLAAATHREMFIIVQEERKLRKSLLERGIKEAEREAFELLPDDERQCDKCKTTCFLSALACSNCQERLVCLYHAQDLCSCPSEKLYLRYRYTLDELLAMLHRLKVRAESFDSWANRVKEALEQEEGNKIDIKELEVLKEEAADKKFPNNELLQRLNAILVDIHKCESNSTELLSNSQSRRMNLEELRTLVDTMQNLPCVIKQLEEVQAVLQKIEEFDARAQALVDSTKSEWKQDSPLPAAAEIQALLEEGASLPVIAPACELLSGLQEQGRWLGEVRRTLGPEGSEVTLAVLRNLMESGCNVPQSVSVETAMAELQELLTIAERWEEKAQICLEDRQKHHLSTLEAIVNEAQLIPVQLPNILSLQACLSRARAWVTDLEEIQNGEHYPCLDDLEGLVAIGRDLPVKMEELKQLELQVASAHSWREKASKTFLKKNSQHSLLEVLCPCVEKSKKREENSLSTEADSDVNVLGLTAQDLRDPGAIVMAFKEGERLEKEALLRLQQVNLTKPGVEKGASGEQNGIKTERKQSDSMDTDTPLNSDSAVLQNGGSAPSLTPGQSVCVCSGPPRPLLHRCHLCKDWFHGGCVSFPSLLGSSDVNLSKPLCWWDWNTRFLCPRCQRSRRPRLETILALLVALQKLPVRLPEGEALQCLTERAINWQGRAKLALDAPEVQGALERLQQVEEEMSSIKEEEPEEKNKWNGDTVIVLSDSEETEDGVIDLTDDVNSPKKSEEKATNGSQSGCQNGVAKKSGTHDITGVESLLSLVPCLKGSVIELTTSTRAQLEELQLEGDLLEVTLDQTHTIYRILQAASQPPSDALHTLIQIELQEQRSSGRGSKSKDSKRKRKSQKTEGEPKSTEASESKKTKSTDQHTDLVMIS; encoded by the exons ATGGATGGAGGGGAGGAGTTTGTTCCGCCGCCGGAGTGTCCAGTGTTTGAACCGTCATGGGAGGAGTTTGCGGATCCTCTGGGATATATCGCCAAAATCCGTCCAATAGCAGAAAAGTCTGGAATATGCAAGATTCGCCCACCACCT GACTGGCAGCCACCATTTGCTGTGGAGGTGGACAATTTCCGGTTCACACCACGTATTCAGAGGCTCAATGAGCTTGAG gCTGAGACACGAGTGAAGCTAAATTATTTGGACAGAATTGCCAAGTTCTGGGAGATCCAGGGATCCTCTCTGAAGATCCCCAACATAGAGCGACGTATTCTAGATCTGTTCAGTTTGGCCAAG ATTGTGACAGAGGAAGGGGGTTTCGAGGCTGTGTGTAAGGAAAGACGCTGGGCACGTGTGGCACAGAAACTCGGTTATCCTCCTGGCAAAAACATTGGCTCTCTTCTGAGGTCACACTATGAGAGGATCGTCTATCCATTTGAGTTGTTCCAGTCTGGAGCCAGTTTACCG CCATGTAAGCCAAAGCCGTATGACAGTGAGGAGATAGACAGGGAATACAAACCCCACTCCATTCCTCTCCGCCAGTCAGTCCCGCCATCCAAGATGAGCAGCTATGGACGACGAGCCAATCGCCTTAAGCCTGAG CCGGAGCCTACAGAGGAAGACATAGAGAAGAACCCTGAGCTGAAAAAGCTGCAGATCTACGGGGCTGGACCTAAAATGATGGGGCTCGGTCTGGTACCTCGAGACAAGACACGGAAAAAAG ATGAACTGCCACAGACAGTAATAGTGCGAGACAGCGCTGCCAGTGCATCTGTAAAGGATGAACCAGGAGAGACACCGGTTACAAAAGCAGATCCAGACATTCCCCCACCACCCCCAAATCTCATTGTCAAGGAGGATGTTGATGATGACAAAAATCACACTGATGATCCTAATGACTCCGGTGATGAACCCTGCACCAAGATGACCATGAGACTCAGGCGCAACCTCAGTAACCCACAGTTT GTGGACTCGTTTGTATGTCGGATGTGCGGACGTGGGGACGAGGATGAGAAGTTGCTGCTCTGTGATGGGTGTGATGATAATTATCACACATTCTGCCTGATACCTCCACTCTCAGACCCACCCAAGGGCAACTGGCGCTGTCCCAAATGTGTAGCAGAG GAGTGTAAAAAGCCAACAGAGGCGTTTGGTTTCGAGCAGGCCACGCGAGAGTATACGTTACAGAGCTTCGGTGAGATGGCCGACACTTTTAAAGCAGACTACTTCAACATGCCTGTCCAT atgGTGCCGACAGAGCTGGTTGAGAAGGAGTTTTGGAGGTTAGTCAGCAGTATTGAAGAAGACGTAACTGTAGAATACGGTGCAGACATTCACTCAAAAGAATTTGGTAGTGGTTTTCCCGTCAACAACGGCAAGAGACATTTGTCAGATGAGGAAGAG GAATATGCCCGCAGCGGTTGGAACTTAAATGTTATGCCAGTGTTGGAGCAGTCAGTATTGTGCCACATCAATGCCGATATCTCTGGCATGAAGGTGCCATGGTTGTATGTGGGCATGGTGTTCTCTGCTTTCTGTTGGCACATAGAGGATCACTGGAGTTACTCTATTAACTATTTACACTG ggGTGAGCCCAAAACATGGTATGGTGTGCCAGCATGTGCTGCAGAGAAGTTAGAGGAGGTGATGAAGAAACTCACACCTGAGCTTTTTGAGTTCCAGCCAGACCTGCTCCACCAGCTTGTCACCATCATGAACCCAAACATACTCATGACTCATGGAGTGCCG GTGGTTCGGACCAATCAGTGTGCTGGGGAGTTCGTCATCACTTTTCCACGAGCTTATCACAGCGGTTTCAATCAGGGATATAATTTTGCCGAAGCAGTCAACTTCTGCACTGCAGACTGG CTGCCCACAGGGCGCTCTTGTATTGAGCATTACCGGCGGCTGAGACGCTACTGTGTGTTCTCTCACGAGGAACTCACCTGCAAGATGGCGGCCTGCCCAGAGAAGCTGGATCTGAACCTGGCAGCCGCCACCCACAGGGAAATGTTCATCATCGTACAGGAGGAAAGGAAACTACGCAAAAGCCTGCTGGAAAGG GGCATAAAGGAAGCAGAAAGGGAAGCATTTGAGTTGCTGCCTGATGATGAAAGACAGTGTGACAAATGTAAGACCACCTGCTTCCTCTCAGCCCTGGCGTGTTCGAACTGCCAAGAACGTCTCGTCTGCCTCTACCACGCCCAGGACCTCTGCTCTTGCCCCAGTGAAAAACTCTACCTCAG GTATCGCTATACTCTGGATGAACTCTTGGCCATGTTGCATCGGCTGAAAGTTCGCGCCGAGTCTTTTGACTCATGGGCCAACCGAGTGAAGGAAGCCCTAGAGCAGGAAGAAGGCAACAAAATAG ACATTAAAGAACTGGAGGTTCTGAAAGAAGAGGCAGCTGATAAGAAGTTCCCCAATAATGAGCTGCTGCAGCGCCTCAATGCCATTCTTGTGGACATACACAAGTGTGAGAGCAACAGCACAGAGCTTCTCAGCAACAGCCAGAGCAGGAGAATGAATCTGGAGGAGCTGAGGACTCTAGTGGACACCATGCAGAACCTGCCCTGTGTTATAAAACAGCTGGAGGAAGTGCAG GCGGTGTTGCAGAAGATAGAAGAGTTTGATGCACGTGCTCAAGCTCTGGTTGACAGCACAAAAAGCGAGTGGAAGCAGGACTCTCCTCTTCCCGCGGCTGCAGAGATCCAGGCCCTGCTGGAGGAGGGAGCGTCACTGCCCGTTATTGCCCCAGCATGTGAGCTCCTGAGCGGGCTGCAGGAGCAGGGTCGATGGCTGGGAGAGGTCAGGCGGACGTTGGGGCCGGAGGGAAGTGAGGTCACTCTAGCTGTGCTGAGGAACTTGATGGAGTCAGGTTGTAACGTACCACAGAGTGTATCAGTGGAGACCGCAATGGCTGAACTGCAAGAGCTACTGACTATAGCCGAGCGCTGGGAGGAGAAAGCACAGATCTGTCTGGAGGACAG GCAGAAACACCATCTGTCGACGCTGGAGGCAATCGTGAACGAGGCGCAGCTAATACCAGTGCAGCTGCCTAACATCCTGTCCCTGCAGGCCTGCTTGAGCAGAGCTCGCGCTTGGGTCACTGATCTGGAGGAAATTCAG AACGGTGAGCACTACCCGTGTCTTGATGACCTGGAGGGTTTGGTAGCCATTGGGCGGGACCTGCCAGTGAAGATGGAGGAGTTGAAGCAGCTGGAGCTGCAAGTGGCCAGTGCCCACTCTTGGAGAGAGAAAGCCAGCAAAACCTTCCTGAAGAAGAACAGCCAGCACAGTTTGCTGGAG GTGTTGTGCCCATGTGTTGAGAAGAGCAAGAAGAGGGAGGAGAACTCATTGAGTACGGAAGCAGATTCAGATGTCAATGTATTAGGCCTCACAGCTCAGGACCTCCGAGACCCAGGAGCCATT GTGATGGCATTCAAAGAAGGGGAGCGTCTGGAGAAAGAGGCCCTCCTCCGCCTCCAGCAGGTTAATTTAACTAAACCCGGTGTGGAAAAAGGAGCAAGCGGTGAACAGAATGGCATCAAGACAGAAAGGAAACAAAGTGATTCCATGGATACAGACACACCCCTCAACTCGGACAGTGCTGTGCTGCAAAATGGTGGCTCCGCCCCTTCCCTCACCCCTGGCcaatcagtgtgtgtgtgcagtggcCCACCCCGCCCCTTGCTTCACCGCTGCCATCTGTGCAAAGACTGGTTCCACGGAGGTTGCGTATCCTTTCCATCACTGCTGGGCTCCTCTGACGTAAATCTCTCAAAGCCCCTCTGCTGGTGGGACTGGAACACACGTTTCCTCTGTCCGCGTTGCCAACGTTCCAGGCGGCCACGGTTGGAAACTATTCTAGCGCTGCTGGTGGCGCTACAGAAGTTACCTGTACGCCTGCCAGAGGGAGAGGCGTTACAGTGTCTTACAGAGAGAGCCATTAACTGGCAGGGTCGAGCCAAACTAGCACTAGATGCTCCGGAAGTTCAGGGAGCGCTAGAGAGACTCCAACAAGTGGAGGAGGAAATGAGCAGTATAAAAGAGGAGGAGCCAGAGGAGAAAAACAAATGGAATGGGGATACTGTAATTGTGTTGTCTGACTCGGAGGAAACAGAAGATGGTGTTATTGATCTGACGGACGATGTGAACTCGCCAAAAAAGAGTGAAGAGAAGGCTACTAACGGTTCACAG TCTGGGTGTCAGAATGGAGTTGCTAAGAAGTCAGGCACTCATGACATTACAG GGGTGGAGTCTCTGTTGTCACTAGTGCCGTGTCTTAAAGGGTCGGTGATCGAGCTGACCACATCCACCAGAGCACAGCTGGAGGAGCTTCAGCTAGAAGGAGACCTGCTGGAGGTCACGCTAGACCAGACACACACTATTTACCGGATCCTACAGGCGGCATCACAGCCGCCTAGTGATGCCCTGCACACGCTCATTCAG ATTGAGCTGCAGGAACAGAGAAGCTCAGGTCGTGGCAGCAAGTCAAAGGACTCtaagaggaagagaaagagcCAGAAAACCGAAGGCGAGCCTAAATCCACAGAGGCTTCTGAATCCAAGAAGACGAAATCCACAGATCAACACACAG ATCTTGTGATGATTTCCTGA
- the kdm5c gene encoding lysine-specific demethylase 5C isoform X2, with protein MDGGEEFVPPPECPVFEPSWEEFADPLGYIAKIRPIAEKSGICKIRPPPDWQPPFAVEVDNFRFTPRIQRLNELEAETRVKLNYLDRIAKFWEIQGSSLKIPNIERRILDLFSLAKIVTEEGGFEAVCKERRWARVAQKLGYPPGKNIGSLLRSHYERIVYPFELFQSGASLPPCKPKPYDSEEIDREYKPHSIPLRQSVPPSKMSSYGRRANRLKPEGPEDPTHHPLTTGSQHISSPEPTEEDIEKNPELKKLQIYGAGPKMMGLGLVPRDKTRKKDELPQTVIVRDSAASASVKDEPGETPVTKADPDIPPPPPNLIVKEDVDDDKNHTDDPNDSGDEPCTKMTMRLRRNLSNPQFVDSFVCRMCGRGDEDEKLLLCDGCDDNYHTFCLIPPLSDPPKGNWRCPKCVAEECKKPTEAFGFEQATREYTLQSFGEMADTFKADYFNMPVHMVPTELVEKEFWRLVSSIEEDVTVEYGADIHSKEFGSGFPVNNGKRHLSDEEEEYARSGWNLNVMPVLEQSVLCHINADISGMKVPWLYVGMVFSAFCWHIEDHWSYSINYLHWGEPKTWYGVPACAAEKLEEVMKKLTPELFEFQPDLLHQLVTIMNPNILMTHGVPVVRTNQCAGEFVITFPRAYHSGFNQGYNFAEAVNFCTADWLPTGRSCIEHYRRLRRYCVFSHEELTCKMAACPEKLDLNLAAATHREMFIIVQEERKLRKSLLERGIKEAEREAFELLPDDERQCDKCKTTCFLSALACSNCQERLVCLYHAQDLCSCPSEKLYLRYRYTLDELLAMLHRLKVRAESFDSWANRVKEALEQEEGNKIDIKELEVLKEEAADKKFPNNELLQRLNAILVDIHKCESNSTELLSNSQSRRMNLEELRTLVDTMQNLPCVIKQLEEVQAVLQKIEEFDARAQALVDSTKSEWKQDSPLPAAAEIQALLEEGASLPVIAPACELLSGLQEQGRWLGEVRRTLGPEGSEVTLAVLRNLMESGCNVPQSVSVETAMAELQELLTIAERWEEKAQICLEDRQKHHLSTLEAIVNEAQLIPVQLPNILSLQACLSRARAWVTDLEEIQNGEHYPCLDDLEGLVAIGRDLPVKMEELKQLELQVASAHSWREKASKTFLKKNSQHSLLEVLCPCVEKSKKREENSLSTEADSDVNVLGLTAQDLRDPGAIVMAFKEGERLEKEALLRLQQVNLTKPGVEKGASGEQNGIKTERKQSDSMDTDTPLNSDSAVLQNGGSAPSLTPGQSVCVCSGPPRPLLHRCHLCKDWFHGGCVSFPSLLGSSDVNLSKPLCWWDWNTRFLCPRCQRSRRPRLETILALLVALQKLPVRLPEGEALQCLTERAINWQGRAKLALDAPEVQGALERLQQVEEEMSSIKEEEPEEKNKWNGDTVIVLSDSEETEDGVIDLTDDVNSPKKSEEKATNGSQSGCQNGVAKKSGTHDITGVESLLSLVPCLKGSVIELTTSTRAQLEELQLEGDLLEVTLDQTHTIYRILQAASQPPSDALHTLIQIELQEQRSSGRGSKSKDSKRKRKSQKTEGEPKSTEASESKKTKSTDQHTDLVMIS; from the exons ATGGATGGAGGGGAGGAGTTTGTTCCGCCGCCGGAGTGTCCAGTGTTTGAACCGTCATGGGAGGAGTTTGCGGATCCTCTGGGATATATCGCCAAAATCCGTCCAATAGCAGAAAAGTCTGGAATATGCAAGATTCGCCCACCACCT GACTGGCAGCCACCATTTGCTGTGGAGGTGGACAATTTCCGGTTCACACCACGTATTCAGAGGCTCAATGAGCTTGAG gCTGAGACACGAGTGAAGCTAAATTATTTGGACAGAATTGCCAAGTTCTGGGAGATCCAGGGATCCTCTCTGAAGATCCCCAACATAGAGCGACGTATTCTAGATCTGTTCAGTTTGGCCAAG ATTGTGACAGAGGAAGGGGGTTTCGAGGCTGTGTGTAAGGAAAGACGCTGGGCACGTGTGGCACAGAAACTCGGTTATCCTCCTGGCAAAAACATTGGCTCTCTTCTGAGGTCACACTATGAGAGGATCGTCTATCCATTTGAGTTGTTCCAGTCTGGAGCCAGTTTACCG CCATGTAAGCCAAAGCCGTATGACAGTGAGGAGATAGACAGGGAATACAAACCCCACTCCATTCCTCTCCGCCAGTCAGTCCCGCCATCCAAGATGAGCAGCTATGGACGACGAGCCAATCGCCTTAAGCCTGAG GGTCCAGAGGATCCAACTCACCACCCTCTTACAACTGGCTCTCAACACATCTCCTCG CCGGAGCCTACAGAGGAAGACATAGAGAAGAACCCTGAGCTGAAAAAGCTGCAGATCTACGGGGCTGGACCTAAAATGATGGGGCTCGGTCTGGTACCTCGAGACAAGACACGGAAAAAAG ATGAACTGCCACAGACAGTAATAGTGCGAGACAGCGCTGCCAGTGCATCTGTAAAGGATGAACCAGGAGAGACACCGGTTACAAAAGCAGATCCAGACATTCCCCCACCACCCCCAAATCTCATTGTCAAGGAGGATGTTGATGATGACAAAAATCACACTGATGATCCTAATGACTCCGGTGATGAACCCTGCACCAAGATGACCATGAGACTCAGGCGCAACCTCAGTAACCCACAGTTT GTGGACTCGTTTGTATGTCGGATGTGCGGACGTGGGGACGAGGATGAGAAGTTGCTGCTCTGTGATGGGTGTGATGATAATTATCACACATTCTGCCTGATACCTCCACTCTCAGACCCACCCAAGGGCAACTGGCGCTGTCCCAAATGTGTAGCAGAG GAGTGTAAAAAGCCAACAGAGGCGTTTGGTTTCGAGCAGGCCACGCGAGAGTATACGTTACAGAGCTTCGGTGAGATGGCCGACACTTTTAAAGCAGACTACTTCAACATGCCTGTCCAT atgGTGCCGACAGAGCTGGTTGAGAAGGAGTTTTGGAGGTTAGTCAGCAGTATTGAAGAAGACGTAACTGTAGAATACGGTGCAGACATTCACTCAAAAGAATTTGGTAGTGGTTTTCCCGTCAACAACGGCAAGAGACATTTGTCAGATGAGGAAGAG GAATATGCCCGCAGCGGTTGGAACTTAAATGTTATGCCAGTGTTGGAGCAGTCAGTATTGTGCCACATCAATGCCGATATCTCTGGCATGAAGGTGCCATGGTTGTATGTGGGCATGGTGTTCTCTGCTTTCTGTTGGCACATAGAGGATCACTGGAGTTACTCTATTAACTATTTACACTG ggGTGAGCCCAAAACATGGTATGGTGTGCCAGCATGTGCTGCAGAGAAGTTAGAGGAGGTGATGAAGAAACTCACACCTGAGCTTTTTGAGTTCCAGCCAGACCTGCTCCACCAGCTTGTCACCATCATGAACCCAAACATACTCATGACTCATGGAGTGCCG GTGGTTCGGACCAATCAGTGTGCTGGGGAGTTCGTCATCACTTTTCCACGAGCTTATCACAGCGGTTTCAATCAGGGATATAATTTTGCCGAAGCAGTCAACTTCTGCACTGCAGACTGG CTGCCCACAGGGCGCTCTTGTATTGAGCATTACCGGCGGCTGAGACGCTACTGTGTGTTCTCTCACGAGGAACTCACCTGCAAGATGGCGGCCTGCCCAGAGAAGCTGGATCTGAACCTGGCAGCCGCCACCCACAGGGAAATGTTCATCATCGTACAGGAGGAAAGGAAACTACGCAAAAGCCTGCTGGAAAGG GGCATAAAGGAAGCAGAAAGGGAAGCATTTGAGTTGCTGCCTGATGATGAAAGACAGTGTGACAAATGTAAGACCACCTGCTTCCTCTCAGCCCTGGCGTGTTCGAACTGCCAAGAACGTCTCGTCTGCCTCTACCACGCCCAGGACCTCTGCTCTTGCCCCAGTGAAAAACTCTACCTCAG GTATCGCTATACTCTGGATGAACTCTTGGCCATGTTGCATCGGCTGAAAGTTCGCGCCGAGTCTTTTGACTCATGGGCCAACCGAGTGAAGGAAGCCCTAGAGCAGGAAGAAGGCAACAAAATAG ACATTAAAGAACTGGAGGTTCTGAAAGAAGAGGCAGCTGATAAGAAGTTCCCCAATAATGAGCTGCTGCAGCGCCTCAATGCCATTCTTGTGGACATACACAAGTGTGAGAGCAACAGCACAGAGCTTCTCAGCAACAGCCAGAGCAGGAGAATGAATCTGGAGGAGCTGAGGACTCTAGTGGACACCATGCAGAACCTGCCCTGTGTTATAAAACAGCTGGAGGAAGTGCAG GCGGTGTTGCAGAAGATAGAAGAGTTTGATGCACGTGCTCAAGCTCTGGTTGACAGCACAAAAAGCGAGTGGAAGCAGGACTCTCCTCTTCCCGCGGCTGCAGAGATCCAGGCCCTGCTGGAGGAGGGAGCGTCACTGCCCGTTATTGCCCCAGCATGTGAGCTCCTGAGCGGGCTGCAGGAGCAGGGTCGATGGCTGGGAGAGGTCAGGCGGACGTTGGGGCCGGAGGGAAGTGAGGTCACTCTAGCTGTGCTGAGGAACTTGATGGAGTCAGGTTGTAACGTACCACAGAGTGTATCAGTGGAGACCGCAATGGCTGAACTGCAAGAGCTACTGACTATAGCCGAGCGCTGGGAGGAGAAAGCACAGATCTGTCTGGAGGACAG GCAGAAACACCATCTGTCGACGCTGGAGGCAATCGTGAACGAGGCGCAGCTAATACCAGTGCAGCTGCCTAACATCCTGTCCCTGCAGGCCTGCTTGAGCAGAGCTCGCGCTTGGGTCACTGATCTGGAGGAAATTCAG AACGGTGAGCACTACCCGTGTCTTGATGACCTGGAGGGTTTGGTAGCCATTGGGCGGGACCTGCCAGTGAAGATGGAGGAGTTGAAGCAGCTGGAGCTGCAAGTGGCCAGTGCCCACTCTTGGAGAGAGAAAGCCAGCAAAACCTTCCTGAAGAAGAACAGCCAGCACAGTTTGCTGGAG GTGTTGTGCCCATGTGTTGAGAAGAGCAAGAAGAGGGAGGAGAACTCATTGAGTACGGAAGCAGATTCAGATGTCAATGTATTAGGCCTCACAGCTCAGGACCTCCGAGACCCAGGAGCCATT GTGATGGCATTCAAAGAAGGGGAGCGTCTGGAGAAAGAGGCCCTCCTCCGCCTCCAGCAGGTTAATTTAACTAAACCCGGTGTGGAAAAAGGAGCAAGCGGTGAACAGAATGGCATCAAGACAGAAAGGAAACAAAGTGATTCCATGGATACAGACACACCCCTCAACTCGGACAGTGCTGTGCTGCAAAATGGTGGCTCCGCCCCTTCCCTCACCCCTGGCcaatcagtgtgtgtgtgcagtggcCCACCCCGCCCCTTGCTTCACCGCTGCCATCTGTGCAAAGACTGGTTCCACGGAGGTTGCGTATCCTTTCCATCACTGCTGGGCTCCTCTGACGTAAATCTCTCAAAGCCCCTCTGCTGGTGGGACTGGAACACACGTTTCCTCTGTCCGCGTTGCCAACGTTCCAGGCGGCCACGGTTGGAAACTATTCTAGCGCTGCTGGTGGCGCTACAGAAGTTACCTGTACGCCTGCCAGAGGGAGAGGCGTTACAGTGTCTTACAGAGAGAGCCATTAACTGGCAGGGTCGAGCCAAACTAGCACTAGATGCTCCGGAAGTTCAGGGAGCGCTAGAGAGACTCCAACAAGTGGAGGAGGAAATGAGCAGTATAAAAGAGGAGGAGCCAGAGGAGAAAAACAAATGGAATGGGGATACTGTAATTGTGTTGTCTGACTCGGAGGAAACAGAAGATGGTGTTATTGATCTGACGGACGATGTGAACTCGCCAAAAAAGAGTGAAGAGAAGGCTACTAACGGTTCACAG TCTGGGTGTCAGAATGGAGTTGCTAAGAAGTCAGGCACTCATGACATTACAG GGGTGGAGTCTCTGTTGTCACTAGTGCCGTGTCTTAAAGGGTCGGTGATCGAGCTGACCACATCCACCAGAGCACAGCTGGAGGAGCTTCAGCTAGAAGGAGACCTGCTGGAGGTCACGCTAGACCAGACACACACTATTTACCGGATCCTACAGGCGGCATCACAGCCGCCTAGTGATGCCCTGCACACGCTCATTCAG ATTGAGCTGCAGGAACAGAGAAGCTCAGGTCGTGGCAGCAAGTCAAAGGACTCtaagaggaagagaaagagcCAGAAAACCGAAGGCGAGCCTAAATCCACAGAGGCTTCTGAATCCAAGAAGACGAAATCCACAGATCAACACACAG ATCTTGTGATGATTTCCTGA